CATTGTGCTGGTGGCCGGCAAGGGCCACGAAAACTACCAGGACGTGCAGGGCGTGAAAACCCACTTCGACGACAAGGAAGTCCTGCTCGAATTATTTGAAACTTTGAACAAGTAAAGCCGGGGGCCCCGCCCCGCTTTATTCGCCGTTGCCCATGCTCTATTATTTCTTCCGCTACCTCCACGAACATTTTCACGTGCCCGGCACCGGGGTGTTTCAGTACACTACGTTCCGGGCCGGCCTGGCGGTGGTAATTTCGCTACTCATTGCCCAGCTGTTCGGTGGCCGCCTCATCCGCTTACTCCAGAAAAAACAGGTGGGCGAAAGCATCCGCGACCTGGGCCTGCAGGGCCAGAACGAGAAAAAAGGTACCCCTACAATGGGTGGCCTCATCATTTTGCTGGCCATTCTGGTGCCGGTGCTGCTGCTGGCCCGATTGCGCAATATCTACATCATCCTGATGATTCTGAGCACGGTGTGGCTCGGCCTGATTGGCTTTCTGGACGACTACATCAAGGTGTTTCGCAAGAACAAGGAGGGCCTGAGTGGGCGATTCAAAGTGCTGGGTCAGGTGGGGCTGGGCCTTACGGTGGGCTGGGTGCTGTTTTTCTCGAACGAGGTGACCGTGCGCCAGTACTTGCTGCCCAACGGGGCCCTATCGGCCGTCGATGCCAGCAAGGTGTACCACGACGTGCACCTGATGATTACCACCGTGCCATTCATGAAGAATAACGAGCTGAACTACGGCGACTTGTTCGCCACGGCGGGTACGTTTTTCAATGGGCTGTACGCCATCTTCTACATCCCAATTGTCATTTTCCTGATCACCGCCGTCAGCAACGGCGCCAACATCACTGACGGGCTCGACGGGCTGGCGGCGGGCACCTCGGCCATCATCGGCATCACGCTGGCCATTTTCGCCTTCGTGAGCGGCAACGCCTTGCTGGCGGATTACCTGGACGTGATGTTCATCCCGGACTCGGGCGAGCTGGTCATTTTCTGCACCGCGTTCGTGGGGGCCTGCATCGGGTTTTTGTGGTACAATTCGTACCCGGCGCAGGTGTTCATGGGCGACACCGGCTCGTTGGCCCTGGGCGGCATCATCGCCGTGCTGGCCCTCATTGTGCGCAAAGAATTGCTGATTCCCGTGCTCTGCGGCGTGTTTCTGATTGAAAACCTGTCGGTTATCCTCCAGGTGAGCTACTTCAAATACACCAAGCGCAAGTACGGCGAAGGGCGCCGCATCCTGCGCATGTCGCCGCTGCACCACCACTACCAGAAGCTGGGCTACCACGAATCCAAAATCGTGTCGCGGTTTTGGATTGTGGGCATCATGCTGGCCGTCATTACGTTGGTAACCCTTAAGCTGCGTTAAGCATGAACATTGTCATCCTCGGCGCGGCCGAAAGTGGGGTAGGGGCGGCACTGCTGGCGCAGGCCAAAGGCCACGCCGTGTTCGTGTCCGACCGGGGCCCCATCGAGCCCCGCTATAAGGAAAAGCTGGTGCAGACAGGCATTGAGTTCGAGGAAAACCAGCACTCGCTGGACCGAATTCTGGCCGCCGATGAGGTCGTCAAGAGCCCCGGTATTCCCGAAAAAGCGGCGGTCGTGGGGGCCCTGCGCGAAAAGAAAATCCAAATCTCCTCGGAAATCGAATTCGCCAGCCGCCACACCAAGGCGCGGTTTATCGCCATCACCGGCACCAACGGCAAAACCACCACCACGCTGCTCACCCACCACTTGCTGAAGGAAGCGGGCTTCAACGTGGGCTTGGCGGGCAACATCGGCCATTCGCTGGCCGAGCTGGTCATCGAGGACAAGTTTGAGTATTACGTGCTGGAGCTGAGCAGCTTCCAGCTCGACGACATCCATGATTTTCACCCCTGGATTGCACTGCTGCTCAACATCAGCCCCGACCACCTCGACCGCTACGAGTACTCGCTTCAGAAGTACGCCGAGGCCAAAATGCGCATCGCCGAGAACCTGGTCACCGACGATTACCTCATCTACAACGCAGACGACGAGCACACCGGGCGCTTCCTGCCCACGGCGTTCATGCGCTGCTTCGTGCTGCCGTTCAGCCTGCACCACCGGCCCGATTACCACCTGGCCGGCTACTACGAAAACGAGGCCACGCTGCGCGTGCACCTGCCCATCGAAGACCGCCACCCCGACGAGGTGAGCATCGCCAACTCGCCGCTCATCGGCCAGCACAACCGCCAGAACCTGGCCGCCGCCATCCTGGCTGCGCGCATCGTCGGGGCCTCGCCCGAGCAAATCGAAGGGGCCCTGGGTACCTTCCAAAACGCCGACCACCGCCTCCAACTGGTGGCCGAAATTGGCGGCGTGCAGTTCATCGACGACAGCAAGGCCACCAACGTAGAGGCCGCTTGGTACGCCCTGGACGGCCTCAAAAAGCGCATCGTCTGGATTGCCGGCGGCACCGACAAGGGCAACGACTACGCCTCGCTGCAACCGCTGGCCCGCCAGAAAGTAGGGGCCCTGGTGTGCCTGGGCCTGGACAATGCCAAGCTGCGCGCCGCGTTTGAGCACGAGGTGCCGCACGTGGAAGAAACCCGGAGCATGGCCGACGCCGTGCGCCGCGCTGGGGCCCTGGCGCAACCCGGCGACGTGGTGCTGCTCTCGCCCTGCTGCGCCAGCTTCGATTTATTCAAGAACTACGAAGACCGGGGCCGGCAGTTTGCCGCCGCCGTGCATGAACTGGCCCTTAACTAATCAACCCCATGGAAACCACTTTCCGCCCCAACTGGCTCCAGCGCAACCTCAAGGGGGACCCCATTTTGTGGGCTATTGTGCTTATTTTCTCCGTCATCAGCATCGCCGTGGTGTACTCGGCCACCGGCACGCTGGCCTACCGCAATGAGCTGCGCGGCCGGCCCGGCTCGGCAGAAATGATTGTGCTCAAGCACAGCGGACTCATTTTCATGGGCCTGGCCCTGATGTGGCTGGCGCACCGCGTCGATTACCGGCACTACTCGCGGCTGTCGCTCTACGCGCTGCTGATTTCGGTGCCGCTGCTGCTGTTCACGTTCTTCGTGGGCGGCACCACCCTCAACGATGCCTCGCGCTGGCTCACCATTCCGGTCATCCACCTCACCTTCCAGCCGTCCGACTTGGCCAAGCTGGCGCTGATTTCGCACCTGGCCAGCATGCTCAGCCGCCGCCAGCAGCACCTGCACGACTTCAAATCGACGCTGCTGCCGGTGATGCTGTGGGTGGGCGTCATCTGCGGCCTCATCATCCTGAGTAACGCGTCCACGGCCCTGCTGCTGTTTGCCACCTGCATGCTGCTGATGTTCATTGGGCGCGTGCCGCTCAAGCAGATGGCCGTAATGGTGGCCATCGGCGTGGTGCTGGGCGGGGCGGGCCTAGCCGCCGGCCAGCGCCTGGGCACCGTGATATCGCGCGTGTCGAGCTTCTCCGACCCCAACAAGAAAACGCCGTTCCAGCTGGAGCACAGCTACATCGCCATTGCCACCGGCGGCGTGGCCGGCAAGGGCCCCGGCAAAAGCACCGAGCGCAACATCCTGCCCCACCCGTACTCCGACTTCATTTTTGCCATCATCATTGAGGAATATGGCCTGCTGGGCGGGGCCGTGGTGCTGCTGCTGTACTTGGCGCTGCTGTACCGGGGCCTAAAAACGGTGATGAACAGCTACGGCGCCTTCGGGGGGCTGCTCTCGGCGGGCCTCAGCTTCAGCCTGGTGCTGCAAGCGCTGGTGAACATGGGCGTGGCCGTGGGCCTGGGGCCAATCACGGGCCTGCCGCTGCCGCTGCTGAGCATGGGCGGCACCTCCCTGATCTTCACCGGTATTAGCATCGGTATCATCCTGGCTGTGAGCCGGGGCGAGCCCGAAATTCGCCCCGTCGTGGGCACCGACCCCGACGCGCCCCGCATACCGCGCCAGAACCCGTCGTATGCGTAGTTTTTCCCTTGTTTCGGCATGAGCAATCCCTTGCGAATCATTATCAGCGGCGGCGGCACCGGCGGGCACATTTTCCCGGCGGTGGCCATTGCCAACGAGTTGCGCCGCCGCCACCCCGACGCGGCCATTCTCTTCGTGGGCGCCAACGGCCGCATGGAAATGACGCGCGTGCCCGAGGCCGGCTACGACATCGTGGGCCTCGACATCAGCGGTCTGCAGCGCCGCCTCACGCCTCAAAACTTGCTGTTTCCGCTGAAGGTATTTCGCTCCGTGCGCCGAGCCGGCAGGCTCATTGAGGACTTTTTGCCCGACGCCGTGGTGGGCGTGGGCGGCTACGCCTCGGCGCCGGTGCTGCTGGCCGCCGCCAGCCGCGCCATCCCGTCGCTCATCCAGGAGCAAAATTCCTACGCGGGTCTGGTCAATAAGCTGTTGGGCCGCCGCGTGGGGCGCATTTGCGTGGCCTACGAGGGCATGGAGAAATTTTTTCCCGTCGACAAAGTGGTGTTCACCGGCAACCCCGTGCGGGCCGAAATCGTGGGCGGCAACCGGGCCGAAGCCCTGGCATTCTTTGGCCTCGACCCGGCCAAGAAAACGCTGCTCGTGGTGGGCGGCAGCCTGGGGGCCCGCACCCTCAACCTAGCCACGGCCGCGGCGCTACCGCGTCTGCAAGCCGCCGGCGTGCAACTGCTTTGGCAAACTGGCAAGCTCTACTACCCCGAGGCTAAACAGCAAGCCTTGCCTTACGGTGCCGACGGTCTGTATGCCCACGAGTTCATCCGGCGCATGGACTTAGCTTACGCCGCCGCCGATGTGGTGGTGAGCCGCGCCGGGGCACTGTCGGTGAGCGAGTTGACCCTAACGGGCAAGGCTAGCATTCTGGTGCCATCGCCCAACGTGGCCGAGGACCACCAAACCAAAAACGCCCTGGCTCTGGTAGGCAAGGGCGCTGCTGTCCTCATCACCGACGACCACGCCGCCGAGCGCCTCTACGACGAAGCGCTGCGCTTGCTGGCCGACGAGTCCCGCCAGCAACAATTGCAAGCGCGGGTGCGCGAATTGGCCCGGCCAGATGCTACCACCGCCATTGTCGATGAGTTGCTGAAATTAATTAAGAAGTAGTTTCTTAATTAAAGACGTAAGGTACTTAACTTATTGTTTCTATTTATTAATTACCACTTGGACCAATTTCCGTACATTTTTTTCTTAGGCATTGGCGGCATTGGCATGTCGGCGCTGGCGCGGTGGTTTCGTGCCAATGGCCACCAGGTCAGTGGTTACGATAAAACCGCGACGCCACTCACCCAGGCGTTGGAAGCGGAAGGAATTGCCGTGCACTACGTCGATGCGGTAGAAAACATTCCGGCCGTAGTACGGGACAACAAGGCCCAAACGCTGGTAGTGCTCACGCCCGCCATTCCGGCCGATAGCCGCGAGTGGGCCTGGTTGCGGGCCGAGGGCTACGACATCCGCAAGCGCAGCCAGGTGCTGGGCGTGCTCACGCAGGGCCGGCGCACCATTGCGGTGGCCGGCACCCACGGCAAAACCACCACCAGCAGCATGGTGGCCCACCTGCTGCACCACGCCGGCCACGACGCCGGCGCCTTCCTGGGCGGCATCGCCGTGAACCTGGGCAGCAACCTGCTGCTGCCGCAGTCGCCCGGGGCCCCCGTGGTGGTGGAGGCCGACGAGTACGACCGCAGCTTCCTCACGCTGCGCCCCGACGTGGCCATCGTGACCAGCACCGACGCCGACCACCTCGATATTTACGGTACCCAAGGGGCCCTGATTGAATCGTTTCGGCAATTTGTGGGGCAAATTAAG
This genomic stretch from Hymenobacter sp. PAMC 26628 harbors:
- the mraY gene encoding phospho-N-acetylmuramoyl-pentapeptide-transferase; its protein translation is MLYYFFRYLHEHFHVPGTGVFQYTTFRAGLAVVISLLIAQLFGGRLIRLLQKKQVGESIRDLGLQGQNEKKGTPTMGGLIILLAILVPVLLLARLRNIYIILMILSTVWLGLIGFLDDYIKVFRKNKEGLSGRFKVLGQVGLGLTVGWVLFFSNEVTVRQYLLPNGALSAVDASKVYHDVHLMITTVPFMKNNELNYGDLFATAGTFFNGLYAIFYIPIVIFLITAVSNGANITDGLDGLAAGTSAIIGITLAIFAFVSGNALLADYLDVMFIPDSGELVIFCTAFVGACIGFLWYNSYPAQVFMGDTGSLALGGIIAVLALIVRKELLIPVLCGVFLIENLSVILQVSYFKYTKRKYGEGRRILRMSPLHHHYQKLGYHESKIVSRFWIVGIMLAVITLVTLKLR
- the murD gene encoding UDP-N-acetylmuramoyl-L-alanine--D-glutamate ligase — its product is MNIVILGAAESGVGAALLAQAKGHAVFVSDRGPIEPRYKEKLVQTGIEFEENQHSLDRILAADEVVKSPGIPEKAAVVGALREKKIQISSEIEFASRHTKARFIAITGTNGKTTTTLLTHHLLKEAGFNVGLAGNIGHSLAELVIEDKFEYYVLELSSFQLDDIHDFHPWIALLLNISPDHLDRYEYSLQKYAEAKMRIAENLVTDDYLIYNADDEHTGRFLPTAFMRCFVLPFSLHHRPDYHLAGYYENEATLRVHLPIEDRHPDEVSIANSPLIGQHNRQNLAAAILAARIVGASPEQIEGALGTFQNADHRLQLVAEIGGVQFIDDSKATNVEAAWYALDGLKKRIVWIAGGTDKGNDYASLQPLARQKVGALVCLGLDNAKLRAAFEHEVPHVEETRSMADAVRRAGALAQPGDVVLLSPCCASFDLFKNYEDRGRQFAAAVHELALN
- a CDS encoding FtsW/RodA/SpoVE family cell cycle protein codes for the protein METTFRPNWLQRNLKGDPILWAIVLIFSVISIAVVYSATGTLAYRNELRGRPGSAEMIVLKHSGLIFMGLALMWLAHRVDYRHYSRLSLYALLISVPLLLFTFFVGGTTLNDASRWLTIPVIHLTFQPSDLAKLALISHLASMLSRRQQHLHDFKSTLLPVMLWVGVICGLIILSNASTALLLFATCMLLMFIGRVPLKQMAVMVAIGVVLGGAGLAAGQRLGTVISRVSSFSDPNKKTPFQLEHSYIAIATGGVAGKGPGKSTERNILPHPYSDFIFAIIIEEYGLLGGAVVLLLYLALLYRGLKTVMNSYGAFGGLLSAGLSFSLVLQALVNMGVAVGLGPITGLPLPLLSMGGTSLIFTGISIGIILAVSRGEPEIRPVVGTDPDAPRIPRQNPSYA
- the murG gene encoding undecaprenyldiphospho-muramoylpentapeptide beta-N-acetylglucosaminyltransferase, which codes for MSNPLRIIISGGGTGGHIFPAVAIANELRRRHPDAAILFVGANGRMEMTRVPEAGYDIVGLDISGLQRRLTPQNLLFPLKVFRSVRRAGRLIEDFLPDAVVGVGGYASAPVLLAAASRAIPSLIQEQNSYAGLVNKLLGRRVGRICVAYEGMEKFFPVDKVVFTGNPVRAEIVGGNRAEALAFFGLDPAKKTLLVVGGSLGARTLNLATAAALPRLQAAGVQLLWQTGKLYYPEAKQQALPYGADGLYAHEFIRRMDLAYAAADVVVSRAGALSVSELTLTGKASILVPSPNVAEDHQTKNALALVGKGAAVLITDDHAAERLYDEALRLLADESRQQQLQARVRELARPDATTAIVDELLKLIKK